From a single Loxodonta africana isolate mLoxAfr1 chromosome 9, mLoxAfr1.hap2, whole genome shotgun sequence genomic region:
- the LOC135232372 gene encoding interferon omega-2-like, with translation MALLLSLLTALVAFSCGPAPSLGCDLPQNHSLASEKTADLLDQMQRLPTFICLNDRKDFRFPQEMVDGSQLQKAQTFAFLHEMLQQIFELFHRKDSFPPWDTTRLHQLLSGLLKQQKDLETCFVQATEEEKSVLPIEAPEVAVKEYFEGICSYLKEKEYSECAWEVVRVEIRRSFSSSTNLQDRLRRKDDDMSSS, from the coding sequence ATGGCCCTCCTGCTCTCTTTACTGACAGCCCTGGTGGCGTTCAGCTGTGGCCCTGCTCCATCTCTGGGTTGTGATCTGCCTCAAAACCACAGCCTGGCTAGTGAGAAGACCGCTGACCTTCTGGATCAAATGCAGAGACTCCCCACTTTCATCTGTCTGAATGATAGAAAGGACTTCAGATTCCCCCAGGAGATGGTGGATGGCAGCCAGCTCCAGAAGGCCCAGACCTTCGCTTTCCTCCACGAGATGCTCCAGCAGATCTTTGAACTCTTCCATAGAAAGGACTCCTTTCCTCCTTGGGACACTACCCGCCTGCACCAGCTCCTCAGTGGACTCCTTAAACAGCAGAAAGACTTGGAGACCTGCTTCGTGCAGGCAACGGAAGAGGAAAAATCTGTCCTGCCCATTGAGGCCCCTGAAGTGGCTGTGAAGGAGTACTTTGAGGGAATCTGTTCCTATCTGAAAGAGAAGGAATACAGTGAGTGTGCCTGGGAAGTTGTCAGAGTGGAAATCAGGAGATCTTTCTCTTCATCGACAAACTTGCAAGACAGGTTAAGAAGAAAGGATGATGACATGAGTTCATCTTGA